The sequence GGTTGAGTACGTTCATGGCGTGTCGCTATTTGGTTGTTGAAACACGAAGTAGCCCTCTTTTGCTGTTTCCTTGGTGCAAGGAGGCAAGGCAGCGTTACACGCCGGAGCGTCCCCACGCGTCGCTTTCCTCGTAGCCGCTGTTTGCATGCCCACCCCCGCTGAATCGTATGTGCACAACGCCCCCAATCGCACCCATCTGTGGACGCGTCTGCTGGTGGAGGCGCTGGTGCGCCACGGCGTCGACACGTTTTTTATTGCGCCAGGCTCGCGCTCTACGCCGCTCACGGTGGCGGTGGCGCAGCATCCCCAAGCGCGCGCCGTTGTGCACGTCGACGAGCGCGGCACCGCCTTCGCGGCGCTGGGCTACGGACGGGCCACGCAGCGCCCCGCAGGGTGGATTACAACCTCCGGAACCGCCGTTGCCAACGGCATGCCCGCAGTGGTGGAGGCTGCCACCGACGACGTGCCCATGCTCCTCCTCACGGCCGATCGTCCGCCCGAGCTGCGCGATACGGGCGCGAACCAGACCATCGACCAGGTGAAGCTGTTTGGGTCGTATGCGCGCTGGCAGGTCGACCTGCCGCCCCCGACGCCCGCGATTGATCTGGCGTATGTCCTGACGACCGCCGCGCACGCCGTTCACCAGGCGGTGCGCGGGCCCATGGGGCCGGTGCACGTGAACGCCATGTTTCGGAAGCCGCTCGACCCCGTCCCCGACGGCCGCGATGCAACGAACGATCTGGCGCCGCTGGCGCAGTGGCTGGCAGGCGACGCGCCGTACACCACCTATCCGGTGCCGGCCGCGTCGGTGCCCGAGGCGGCGGCCCGCTGCATGGCCGATTGGCAGGACGGCGTGCGGGGCCTCGTGGTGGCCGGGCGGCTGGATACGGCAGACGACCGCGCGGCCGCGCAGCGCATGGCCGCGCACCTGGGCTGGCCGCTTGTAGCAGACGTTACCTCGGGGCTGCGGACGGGTGCCGTGGAGGCGCTGCGCATCGCCTATGCCGATCAGCTGCTGGCGGCCGATGCTTTTGCGAACCGCCACGCGCCCGAGGCCGTGCTGCACCTCGGCGGCCGCGCCGTCTCGAAGCGCCTGCGCCAGTACCTGGCGGCGCACGGGCCCCGTTGGCGCATCGTAGTGCGCCCCAGCCCGTCGCGCCTCGATCCCGATCACCGCGTCACCCACCACTGGGAAACGGCCCTACCGGCCCTGGCCGAGGTCCTCACGTCGCACGATGCGCCGCCTCGGCTCTCGGCTTGGTGCGATGCGTGGCAACAGGCCGACGCCCAGGCCGCACGTGTGCTTATGGCGTATGCCGATGGCGCCGACGCGCTGTCCGAGCCGCTTGTGGCGCGCACCGTCGCTGCGGCGCGAACGCCGGGGCAGCCCCTCGTGTGCGCTAGCAGCATGCCGGTGCGCGACATGAACCGCTACGCGAATCCTTCAGCCCCGGGCGGACCCATCTACGCCAACCGCGGCGCGAGCGGCATCGACGGCACCGTCGCCACCGCGGCGGGCCTGGCCCATGCTACAGGGCAAGCTGTGCTGCTGCTGATTGGCGACCTCGCGCTGTGGCACGACATCAGCAGCCTGGCGCTGCTCCAGCACGCGCCCGTGACGGTGGTGGTGGTGAACAACGACGGCGGCGGCATCTTCCACTTCCTGCCGATTGCCGAGCACACGGATGTCTTTGAGCCGTACTTTGGCACGCCGCACGGCCGCTCGTTTACGCATGCGGCGGCTACCTACCAGCTGCCGTACGCGGCGCCCGCCACGCCACAGGCCCTGCGCGAAGCGTTGCGCACGCATAACGGCACGTCCGCGCTGATTGAAGTGCGCACCGGGCGGGAGCAGAACCGGTCCGTGCATGCCCAGCTCGAACAGCGCATTGCCGATGCCCTGTAGCGCGCGGGCGCCGGGCCCAAACAGAACCGCCCGTCCTGCACAAAGCAGAACGGGCGGAGGGTGCATCAGGATATGCGGGGCGTCTATGGCTGCGCCGGTTGCTCCGACTGCACCTGTCCGTCGCCGCCCACATGGCGCTCGGGCTGCCACGAGTACGCGTACTCCTCGTCTTCTACGGCAAGCGCCGCCGCGGTAAGCTTCAGCGGGCGGAAGGTGTCCACCATCACCGCGAGCTCCTCGGTGCCCTCTTTGCCAATGGAGGCCTCGGCGGTTCCGGGGTGCGGGCCGTGCGGGATGCCGCCGGGATGCAGCGAGAAGGAGCCGCGCGCGATGCCCTTCCGGCTCATGAAGTCACCCTCGGCGTAAAACAGCACCTCGTCCGAGTCGATGTTCGAGTGGTTGTAAGGCGCCGGGATGCTCTTGGGATGGTAGTCGAAGAGCCGCGGCACAAACGAGCACACCACAAAATTGTGGGCCTCGTACATCTGGTGCACGGGCGGCGGCTGATGGATGCGCCCCGTGATGGGCTCAAAGTCGTGGATGGAGATGGCGTACGGGTACATGCAGCCATCCCAGCCCACCACGTCAAACGGATGGTAGCGCACGTAGTAGCGGTGCAACCGCCCGTGTTTTTTGATGCGCAGCTCAAACGGCCCCTCTTCGTCGTACGTCTTCAGCTCGGTGGGCGGGCGCACATCACGCTCGCAAAACGGACTGTGCTCCAGCAGCTGCCCCATGTCGTTCCGGTACTTCTTGGGGAAGCGGACCTCCGAGTTGGACTCGATGACGAGCAGCCGCGGCGGGTTTTCGTCCAGGTCGCCCGTAAAGTGCCAGCGATGCGCAATGGTACGTGGTACGTGCACGTAGTCGCCGTCGGTGAAGGAGACCGTGCCGAGTGGCGTTTCCAGCCGGCCTTCGCCTTCGTGCACGTAAACGAGCTCGTCGCACGAGGCATTCCGGTAGAAGTAGCCTTCCATGTTTTCGGTGGGGCGGCACAGCGCGAGGTTCACGTCGCTGTTGCCCATCATGTAGGTGCGGCCGTTCAGCCAGTCGCCGCCCGCTTCCACCTCGAAGCCCTTAATGTGGCGATGCTGCAGGAAATCCTCATCGGCATATTCAATGTCGTAGGGCACCGGGTCGTCGATACGATCCACAATCGTGGGCTGGTGGATGTGGTAGGCGATCGACGAGATGCCGCTAAAGCCCTCCGCGCCAATCACCTCCTCGGTGTAGAGCTCGCCGTCGGGGCGGCGAAATTGGGTGTGGCGCTTCTTGGGGACGTTTCCAACGCGTGTGTAGTACGGCATAACGATGGTTGCTTTTCAGAAGATAGCAGGCAAGGGAACGCTACAGGTTGCCGCGCTTGGCTTGTTCGCGCTCAATGGCTTCAAAAAGGGCCTTGAAGTTGCCTTCGCCAAACGTGCGGGCCCCTTTCCGCTGGATGATTTCGAAGAATACCGTGGGACGGTCTTGCAGCGGCTTGGTAAAGATCTGCAGGAGGTAGCCTTCCGGATCGCGGTCTACCAGAATGCTTAGCTCATGCAGCGCGTCGATTTGTTCATCGATGTCGCCCACGCGCTTCTTCAGCGTTTCGGGGTTGTAGTAGGTGTCGGGCACCTCCAGGAACTCAACGCCGCGGCTGCGCAGGTCGCGCACGGTCGCAATGATGTCGTCGGTGGCAATGGCCACGTGCTGCACGCCCGCGCCGTTGTAAAACTCGAGGTACTCCTCAATCTGGCTTTTCCGTTTGCCTTCGGCCGGCTCGTTGATGGGAAATTTGATGCGCTCGTTGCCGTTGGCCATCACCTTCGACATCAGCGCGGAGTACTCCGTCGAGATGTCGTCGTCGGTGAAGTGGAGCATGTTGTAGAAGCCCATGGTGCGGGCGTAGTAGTCGACGTACTTGTCCATGTCGCCGCGCGCGACGTTCCCCACGCAATGGTCGACGTACTTCAGGCCGGTGGGCGTGGCGTGCCAGTCGTCGTTTTCGTACGGCACAAAGCCCGGGAAGAACAGCCCGTCGTAGGCCGAGCGGTCTACAAACGTGTGGATGGTGTCGCCGTAGGTGGCGATGGCTGCGGTTACGATCGTGCCGTCGGCATCCTCGTGGTGGGTGGGCTCGTGCACGGGCACCGCGCCGCGCGACGTCGCCTCCTGATAGGCCTGCGCGGCGTCGTCCACCCACAGGGCAATGTCCTTCACGCCATCGCCGTGGCGCTGTACGTGGTCGGCTACGGGGTGACCGGGCGTGAGCGCTGTCGTGAGCACAAACCGAATCTTGTCCTGCGTGAGGAGCCAGCTCGATGCTTCGCGGTGGCCGGTTTCGGGGCCGCGGTAGCCCGCGATGCTGAAGCCAAAGCAGTGGGCATAATAGAGCGCCGATTGTTTGGCGTTGCCAACGTAAAACTCAATGTAATCGGTGCCGTTGATCGGCAGAAAATCCTCGGCCGTCGTAGGATCCGTTTGGGGCGCTACAGTCGATTCTGGCATGGTATATCGGGACGGTGAGCGGAACGGCGAAAAAGCGCTTCCACAGCGCGCGATTTTTTGTTGCAGGTAAACTCGCAACGCATCGTTATTGCACGACGAGGGGGCTTCAACGTTCCTTTGTGGACGAGCGTCCGCGGTTGGCTGTGGCGGGCGTATGGTGGGCGGGCGCTGGCGCGTTGGTCAGCCGAAAAGTGATGGGAAGCTGCATGTGGATGGGGATGGCGGTGCCGTTGCGGGTGGCGGGCACGAAGCGGGTGGTTCGGAGGGCACGCACCGCGGCGGAGTCGCACAGGGGGTGCAGCGATTTCCGGACCCGGATGCGCGCCGTTCGCCCGCTGGGCTGCACAACGAATGTGAGCACCACCTGGCCCTGGATGCCCTGCATGCGGGCCTCGCGCGGATACTCGATGTTTAGGTACAGCGAGCCCAGCCCGCCCTTCACCCCCGGCCCGCGGTTCATCGTGGCGCCTAGCGTGCGCATCGCGACCGCCGGAGGAACGTCATCGGTGGCTTCAGGCGGGGGCGGCACAGGCGCTCCAGAGCGGCCGGTGGTCGCCTGGGCCTCGGGCGATGGGTCGCGCTGCTGCGTGGGCGGCGGGGCGCCTACGACGCCCAACAGCCGGTTGCGCGCCACGGAGGGGGCCGGCGCGTCAGCATCAGACGAGGGCGGACGTAGGTCGAGCAGTTGGATACGCTCGCTAGCGGCCGCTCGGGCGATCCACCCCACCCGGCCGGGCGCATCGATCCATGACGCCCACGGAAGGTGCACCGCGCCCAGACACAGCAGCAGCACCAGCACCACGCTCCCCAAGAGGCGGGTGCGGTACGTTGCCGGCCTGCGGCGACGCGACGGTAAACCGGCCGAGCGGTGGAGGCTGGACATGGCGACCTCTCACGTTGGTTCTTCGATTCGTGTCCTCTTCATATTTTCAATGCACGAATTTCGAAGAAGTGCCGGGCAACGCTTCAGGTTACGGTGCGGCGCCCGTGCCAACCCGCAGCCCGCCATCGATGCGGAGCGCCGCGCCGGTTACAAACGCGCTCTCGTCGCTGGCCAGGTAGCAGGCCAGGCCGGTCAGCTCCTCGGGTTCGGCCATGCGTTGCTGGGGGGTGGCCCGCAGCACCGCCTCGTTAAAGCGCTCGTTGTCCCAAATCGCCTTGCTGAACTTCGTCTTTACAAAGCCCGGCACCATAGCATTGACGCGGATGTCCGCGTCCGCCAGCTCGGCCGCAAGCGTTTCGGTGAGCATTAGGACGGCTGCCTTGCTGGCGCAGTACACGCCCATGCCGGGAAAGGGCTGCTCGCCCGCAATGGAGGCCACGTTGATGACCGAGCCGCCGCCGTCGCCCAGCGCCGGGGCACAGGCCTGGATGGTGCGCCAGTAGCCCTTCACGTTTACGTCAAACGTTTTGTCCCAGTGGCCTTCCTCGGCGGTGAGCAGTGGTCCAAAGTGCGGATTCGTCGCGGCGTTGTTGACCAGCACGTCGACGCCGCCGAAGGTGTCGACGGTGGTTTCCACGAGCTGCTGAATGGCGGCGCGGTCGCCGGTGTGGGCGGCGTGGGGGAGCGCCGTGCCGCCGGCGGCTTCGATGTCGGCAGCGACGGCGTCGAGGGTTTCTTGCGTGCGGCTCGACAGGACCACGCGGGCGCCGGCGGCGGCGTAAGCCTCCGCAATGGCGCGCCCAATGCCGCGCGAGGCGCCGGTGATAATGGCTACTTTGTCGGAGAGGTCGAACGACATGATGCATCAACGTCTTGTGGAGAGTGCGCGTGGGGCCAACATAATGGCTGCGCTGCACTCCTGCATCCGCCCCGCCGTACCCTCTCCCGAAGGGTAATGTCCGCAGCCGGGCAATCTCCGCAATGGGGCGTTCGCCTTCGTACATGGAGATCGCACCACGGGCATGACCTTCGGCCCCATCATAGATATGACCTTCGGCCCCCGCGTCCTTTACTTCGCACCAGTGGCATGACCAAGGCCCTTCAGTCCTCGCGATGACAGGAAAGGTTAGGTTGTTTTGGTGCGTTGCGCGTGCAGATGGGCAGACCACCCCGAATGGCCATCTGAACCATCAACGCTCCATTTTTCATCAACCACTGTTGTCATTGCGAGGAGCCAAAGGCGACGCGGGGGCCCTTGGGTCATGCTTGAAAGCGCAATCTCCGCAATCGGCCGTTGCCTTCGCACATGGAGATCGCCACGTCCTTCACTTCGTTCAGTCCTCGCGATGACACATTGCTTTTTGCTGCTCTGTTGCGTTGTGCGTGCAGATGGGCAGACCACCCCGAATAGCCATCTGAACCATCAACGCTCTATTTTTCATCAACCACTGTTGTCATTGCGAGGAGCGGAGCGACGTGGCAATCTCCGCAGTGGAGCGTTACGCTCCGTACATGGAGATCGCACCACGGGCATGACCTTCCGGCCCCCACGTTGCTCACTGCCGCTCGCGCCTCGCGATGACACATCAGTTTTTGCTGCTTTGACACGTTGTGCGTGCATATGGGCACACCACCCCGGACGGCCATTTGAACCATCAACGCGCGGCTTTTCGCGCACCCCGCAATGTCATTGCGAGGAGTGAGCGGATGCGAACGACGCGGCAATCTCCCCAGCCGGGCAATCTCCCCAGCCGGGCAACCTCCCCAGCCGGGCAACCCTCCGCGCTAGCCCACCGCAAAAAAAGCGGGCCGCGGCGCTTGACATTCTCCAGCCGCTTACATACCCTGCAATCGTGTGGCGTTGAAATCAGTGCTACGTCATTGAATTCAACGCGCGCTTCAGACCTAAAATGTCCGCTCAAGGCGGGGGGTCTGCGGCACACGCGCAAGGTGTTCTTTTACATAGGGTTGCGCAAAATGCCTTCACGATGGCTTCATCAAAAGCCATGAAGCAAGCGCATGCTAGCACAGGGTCTGCAGAAATGACGCCTCCGTGCTACGACCAACGGCCTGCAGCGGCCGCAACAGCTGCCTTTCGCACCGGTATTCACCTCTCCTTCAGGTACCGTCGGAAGTCTTGCCTCCATTCCAAGAGGATTGAAACCTGGCATTCCGGACCAAGGGAGGTACTGGTCCAAGACGATGAGTCGGAAGTCTTGCCTCCATTCCAAGAGGATTGAAACTTTGGCTGGTCTATCGGCACAATCGCCGATAACCAAAAAAGTCGGAAGTCTTGCCTCCATTCCAAGAGGATTGAAACGGGCCGAACCACTCACGCTTACTACCCTGCAATCCGTGTGGCGTTGAAATCAGTGCTACGTCATTGAATTCAACGCGCGCTTCAGACCTAAAATGTCCGCTCAAGGCGGGGGGGTCTGCGGCACACGCGCAAGGTGTTCTTTACATAGGGTTGCGCAAAATGCCTTCACGATGGCTTCATCAAAAGCCATGAAGCAAGCGCATGCTAGCACCAGGGTCTGCAGAAATGACGCCTCCGTGCTACGACCAACGGCCTGCAGCGGCCGCAACAGCTGCCTTTCGCACCGGTATTCACCTCTCCTTCAGGTACCGTCGGAAGTCTTGCCTCCATTCCAAGAGGATTGAAACCTGGCATTCCGGACCAAGGGAGGTACTGGTCCAAGACGATGAGTCGGAAGTCTTGCCTCCATTCCAAGAGGATTGAAACTTTGGCTGGTCTATCGGCACAATCGCCGATAACCAAAAAAGTCGGAAGTCTTGCCTCCATTCCAAGAGGATTGAAACGGGCCGAACCACTCACGGTTAATGCTTCCGTGGTCCACGAATGTCGGAAGTCTTGCCT comes from Salisaeta longa DSM 21114 and encodes:
- a CDS encoding homogentisate 1,2-dioxygenase → MPYYTRVGNVPKKRHTQFRRPDGELYTEEVIGAEGFSGISSIAYHIHQPTIVDRIDDPVPYDIEYADEDFLQHRHIKGFEVEAGGDWLNGRTYMMGNSDVNLALCRPTENMEGYFYRNASCDELVYVHEGEGRLETPLGTVSFTDGDYVHVPRTIAHRWHFTGDLDENPPRLLVIESNSEVRFPKKYRNDMGQLLEHSPFCERDVRPPTELKTYDEEGPFELRIKKHGRLHRYYVRYHPFDVVGWDGCMYPYAISIHDFEPITGRIHQPPPVHQMYEAHNFVVCSFVPRLFDYHPKSIPAPYNHSNIDSDEVLFYAEGDFMSRKGIARGSFSLHPGGIPHGPHPGTAEASIGKEGTEELAVMVDTFRPLKLTAAALAVEDEEYAYSWQPERHVGGDGQVQSEQPAQP
- a CDS encoding SDR family NAD(P)-dependent oxidoreductase gives rise to the protein MSFDLSDKVAIITGASRGIGRAIAEAYAAAGARVVLSSRTQETLDAVAADIEAAGGTALPHAAHTGDRAAIQQLVETTVDTFGGVDVLVNNAATNPHFGPLLTAEEGHWDKTFDVNVKGYWRTIQACAPALGDGGGSVINVASIAGEQPFPGMGVYCASKAAVLMLTETLAAELADADIRVNAMVPGFVKTKFSKAIWDNERFNEAVLRATPQQRMAEPEELTGLACYLASDESAFVTGAALRIDGGLRVGTGAAP
- a CDS encoding energy transducer TonB, which gives rise to MSSLHRSAGLPSRRRRPATYRTRLLGSVVLVLLLCLGAVHLPWASWIDAPGRVGWIARAAASERIQLLDLRPPSSDADAPAPSVARNRLLGVVGAPPPTQQRDPSPEAQATTGRSGAPVPPPPEATDDVPPAVAMRTLGATMNRGPGVKGGLGSLYLNIEYPREARMQGIQGQVVLTFVVQPSGRTARIRVRKSLHPLCDSAAVRALRTTRFVPATRNGTAIPIHMQLPITFRLTNAPAPAHHTPATANRGRSSTKER
- the hppD gene encoding 4-hydroxyphenylpyruvate dioxygenase produces the protein MPESTVAPQTDPTTAEDFLPINGTDYIEFYVGNAKQSALYYAHCFGFSIAGYRGPETGHREASSWLLTQDKIRFVLTTALTPGHPVADHVQRHGDGVKDIALWVDDAAQAYQEATSRGAVPVHEPTHHEDADGTIVTAAIATYGDTIHTFVDRSAYDGLFFPGFVPYENDDWHATPTGLKYVDHCVGNVARGDMDKYVDYYARTMGFYNMLHFTDDDISTEYSALMSKVMANGNERIKFPINEPAEGKRKSQIEEYLEFYNGAGVQHVAIATDDIIATVRDLRSRGVEFLEVPDTYYNPETLKKRVGDIDEQIDALHELSILVDRDPEGYLLQIFTKPLQDRPTVFFEIIQRKGARTFGEGNFKALFEAIEREQAKRGNL
- the menD gene encoding 2-succinyl-5-enolpyruvyl-6-hydroxy-3-cyclohexene-1-carboxylic-acid synthase, which encodes MPTPAESYVHNAPNRTHLWTRLLVEALVRHGVDTFFIAPGSRSTPLTVAVAQHPQARAVVHVDERGTAFAALGYGRATQRPAGWITTSGTAVANGMPAVVEAATDDVPMLLLTADRPPELRDTGANQTIDQVKLFGSYARWQVDLPPPTPAIDLAYVLTTAAHAVHQAVRGPMGPVHVNAMFRKPLDPVPDGRDATNDLAPLAQWLAGDAPYTTYPVPAASVPEAAARCMADWQDGVRGLVVAGRLDTADDRAAAQRMAAHLGWPLVADVTSGLRTGAVEALRIAYADQLLAADAFANRHAPEAVLHLGGRAVSKRLRQYLAAHGPRWRIVVRPSPSRLDPDHRVTHHWETALPALAEVLTSHDAPPRLSAWCDAWQQADAQAARVLMAYADGADALSEPLVARTVAAARTPGQPLVCASSMPVRDMNRYANPSAPGGPIYANRGASGIDGTVATAAGLAHATGQAVLLLIGDLALWHDISSLALLQHAPVTVVVVNNDGGGIFHFLPIAEHTDVFEPYFGTPHGRSFTHAAATYQLPYAAPATPQALREALRTHNGTSALIEVRTGREQNRSVHAQLEQRIADAL